Proteins found in one Melospiza georgiana isolate bMelGeo1 chromosome 1, bMelGeo1.pri, whole genome shotgun sequence genomic segment:
- the MOS gene encoding proto-oncogene serine/threonine-protein kinase mos, with protein sequence MPSPIPLNCFLSFEYSPSANLRPCSSPLVIPGKDSKSFLGGASSARTRRLPSRLSWCSIDWEQLCLLQPLGSGGFGSVYKATYHGATVAVKQVKKSSKNRLASRQSFWAELNVAQLQHNNVVRVVAASTCAPASDNSLGTIIMEYVGNITLHHVIYGTGDAWRQGEDEEEGCGGKALSMDETVCYSCDITTGLAFLHSQDIVHLDLKPANVFITEQGVCKIGDFGCSQKLEAGSSQSARACQQGGTYTHRAPELLKGERVTAKADIYSFAITLWQMVTREQPYLGERQHVLYAVVAYTLRPSLAAPEFHESPVGRALHSIISCCWKANAEERLRADQLLPSLRALRQRL encoded by the coding sequence ATGCCATCACCTATTCCTcttaattgttttctttcttttgagtATTCCCCCTCTGCAAATTTGcgcccctgcagcagccctttAGTTATCCCTGGCAAAGACAGCAAAAGTTTTTTGGGGGGAGCTTCCTCAGCCAGGACTCGCCGCTTGCCCTCACGCCTGTCCTGGTGCTCCATTgactgggagcagctctgcctcctgcagcccttggggTCTGGGGGCTTTGGCTCTGTCTACAAAGCCACCTACCATGGTGCAACAGTGGCTGTGAAGCAGGTGAagaagagcagcaaaaaccGGCTGGCGTCGCGGCAGAGCTTCTGGGCTGAGCTGAACGTGGCCCAGCTCCAACACAACAATGTGGTACGTGTGGTGGCTGCCAGCACCTGTGCCCCAGCCAGTGACAACAGCCTGGGCACCATCATCATGGAGTATGTGGGTAACATCACTCTGCACCATGTCATTTATGGCACTGGGGATGCATGGAGACAgggggaggatgaggaagaagGATGTGGAGGGAAGGCCCTGAGCATGGACGAGACTGTGTGCTATTCTTGTGACATCACGACAGGCTTAGCCTTTCTGCACTCACAGGACATTGTACACTTGGACCTGAAGCCTGCAAATGTTTTCATCACTGAGCAGGGAGTGTGCAAGATTGGAGACTTTGGGTGCTCCCAGAAACTGGAGGCGGGCTCGTCCCAGAGCGCCCGCGCTTGCCAGCAAGGGGGCACGTACACCCACCGTGCCCCCGAGCTCCTCAAGGGGGAGAGGGTCACTGCCAAGGCGGACATCTACTCGTTTGCCATCACCCTGTGGCAGATGGTGACGCGGGAGCAGCCGTACCTGGGCGAGCGGCAGCACGTGCTCTACGCCGTGGTCGCCTACACCCTGCGCCCGTCGCTGGCCGCCCCGGAGTTCCACGAGTCCCCCGTGGGCCGGGCCCTGCACAGCatcatcagctgctgctggaaggccAACGCAGAGGAGCGTCTGAGGGCAgaccagctgctccccagcctcaGGGCCCTCAGGCAGCGCCTCTAG